One window of Mesorhizobium sp. PAMC28654 genomic DNA carries:
- a CDS encoding winged helix-turn-helix domain-containing tetratricopeptide repeat protein has translation MPYLFEDFALDGDRRELRRGNDLIPVEPQVFDLLQYLIRNRERVVSRDDLVDAVWKGRIVSDATLASRINAARNALRDSGEQQRLIRTILRRGLRFVGTVREEAETTVAEAAAPMERSRPDAGVPARPSIAVLPFVNMSGDPDQDYFADGMVEDIITGLSRIRWLFVIARNSSFAYKGRAVDVKQVGHELGVRYVLEGSVRKVGSRVRITGQLIDTEDGGHLWAERYDRELTDVFALQDEITISVVAAIEPNLRWAEIERVRRKRPDSLDAYDLLLRALPDVYTFMPQGAGKALPPLDQALAIEPNYALAHGFAAWAHQSLFVRGGMQPENREKSIRHAHAAIEHGSGDAMALALAGFTIGIVEHDRGLADEAFAQALALSASCAFVYAFGCVSVAYGGDAARAIDWGEQALRLNPLDAMSCVPQGIIGFGNFLSGRHEQAVIAGRRAVEMNPGFSMLHGWLAAPLVRLGRFDEARAAATRLMSLDPHFTIGRWSAAVGLAPDIVDDVTAALRTAGLPA, from the coding sequence TTGCCGTATCTCTTCGAGGACTTCGCCCTGGATGGCGATCGGCGCGAGCTGCGTCGCGGCAACGACCTGATCCCTGTCGAGCCGCAGGTGTTCGACCTCTTGCAATATCTGATCCGCAATCGCGAGCGGGTGGTCAGCAGGGACGATCTGGTCGATGCGGTCTGGAAAGGGCGCATCGTCTCGGACGCGACGCTGGCCAGCCGCATCAACGCTGCCCGCAATGCGCTCCGCGACAGCGGCGAGCAGCAGCGCCTGATCCGCACCATCCTGCGCCGGGGCCTTCGCTTCGTCGGCACCGTTCGCGAGGAGGCTGAGACGACAGTGGCAGAGGCGGCGGCTCCCATGGAGCGATCGAGGCCTGATGCGGGCGTTCCCGCCCGTCCCTCCATTGCCGTGTTGCCCTTCGTGAACATGAGCGGCGATCCGGATCAGGACTATTTTGCCGACGGCATGGTCGAGGACATCATCACCGGCCTGTCACGCATAAGGTGGCTGTTCGTCATCGCGCGAAATTCCTCCTTCGCCTACAAGGGCCGCGCAGTGGATGTGAAGCAGGTCGGTCACGAGCTCGGCGTGCGCTATGTGTTGGAAGGCAGCGTGCGCAAGGTGGGAAGCCGCGTGCGCATCACCGGCCAGCTCATCGACACGGAGGATGGCGGCCATCTCTGGGCCGAGCGCTACGACCGCGAACTGACCGATGTGTTCGCGCTGCAGGACGAGATCACCATCAGCGTGGTCGCGGCAATTGAGCCCAATCTGCGCTGGGCCGAGATCGAGCGCGTCCGCCGCAAGCGGCCGGACAGTCTCGACGCCTACGATCTGCTGCTGCGCGCGCTGCCCGATGTTTACACCTTCATGCCGCAGGGGGCCGGCAAGGCGCTACCGCCGCTTGACCAGGCCTTGGCCATTGAGCCGAACTATGCGCTTGCCCATGGCTTCGCCGCCTGGGCGCATCAGTCGCTTTTTGTGCGCGGCGGCATGCAGCCGGAGAACCGCGAAAAATCGATCCGCCACGCCCATGCGGCGATCGAGCACGGCTCGGGCGACGCGATGGCGCTGGCTCTGGCCGGGTTCACCATTGGCATCGTGGAGCATGACCGCGGGCTGGCCGACGAGGCGTTTGCACAGGCTTTGGCGCTCAGCGCGTCCTGCGCCTTCGTCTACGCCTTCGGCTGCGTGTCGGTGGCCTATGGAGGCGACGCGGCGCGGGCGATCGACTGGGGCGAGCAGGCGCTACGGCTTAACCCCCTCGATGCCATGAGTTGCGTGCCGCAGGGCATCATCGGCTTCGGCAACTTTCTGTCCGGCCGACACGAGCAGGCCGTCATAGCCGGCCGGCGGGCGGTGGAGATGAACCCGGGCTTCAGCATGCTGCACGGATGGCTGGCCGCACCGCTGGTCAGGCTAGGTCGGTTCGACGAGGCAAGGGCGGCGGCGACACGGCTGATGTCGCTCGACCCGCACTTCACCATCGGCCGCTGGTCTGCCGCCGTAGGACTTGCGCCTGATATCGTCGACGACGTCACCGCCGCCCTGCGGACGGCAGGCCTGCCCGCATAG
- a CDS encoding NADP-dependent oxidoreductase, producing the protein MRAYILKRYGGPDGSLLTDVPAPAPGPRDILVDVRASGLNPVDFKFREGKLRTILRPRLPLVLGNELAGEVVAVGSAVERFRVGDRVFARVAKDRAGAFAEQACVDEDYAALMPKNLDFTAAAAVPLAGLTALQALRDILGVKPGQSVFISGGAGGVGTFAIQIAKWLGAHVTTTASKRGEALVRSLGCDEVIDYTVRDVSSVEGRFDAGFDLIGGKTLDQMFEIMKPGATIVSVAAMPEPQTALNDLRRGRALAALFWLISLGVRSRARRAGVSYRYLFMHPSGSDLSLLAELIEQGKLTVIVDRTYPFAEIAEALDYVEGGRAQGKSGCHDAMSDGPPAPDIGIFDAQRLRYHLILARPTPPPSTGKALIMRGYPITEPTVRASRIRRGCENGSHQEVFR; encoded by the coding sequence ATGCGCGCATATATTCTCAAACGCTATGGCGGCCCTGACGGCTCTCTGCTGACGGACGTCCCGGCGCCCGCGCCAGGGCCACGCGACATACTCGTTGACGTACGAGCCTCGGGCCTCAATCCGGTGGATTTCAAATTCCGCGAGGGAAAGCTGCGCACGATCCTGCGGCCAAGGCTTCCCTTGGTGCTGGGCAACGAACTCGCGGGGGAGGTTGTCGCCGTTGGCAGCGCCGTCGAACGGTTCCGGGTGGGTGACCGTGTGTTTGCCCGGGTGGCGAAGGACCGTGCCGGCGCATTCGCCGAGCAGGCATGCGTCGATGAAGACTATGCCGCGCTGATGCCGAAGAATCTGGATTTCACGGCGGCCGCCGCCGTCCCGCTGGCGGGGCTGACCGCTCTGCAGGCGCTGAGGGACATACTCGGCGTCAAGCCGGGGCAGAGCGTGTTCATTTCGGGCGGCGCCGGGGGTGTGGGCACCTTCGCCATTCAGATCGCCAAATGGCTGGGCGCGCATGTGACGACGACAGCCTCGAAGAGAGGTGAAGCACTGGTGCGCTCGCTCGGCTGCGACGAGGTGATCGACTATACGGTCCGGGATGTATCCAGCGTGGAAGGCAGGTTTGACGCAGGATTTGATCTGATCGGCGGCAAGACGCTGGACCAGATGTTCGAGATCATGAAGCCGGGAGCCACGATCGTTTCAGTGGCGGCCATGCCGGAACCGCAAACCGCGCTCAACGACCTGAGGCGTGGCCGGGCGCTCGCCGCCCTGTTTTGGCTGATCAGCCTTGGTGTCCGGTCCCGGGCTCGGCGCGCGGGTGTCAGCTATCGCTATCTCTTCATGCATCCGAGCGGCAGCGACCTGTCGCTGCTTGCGGAACTGATCGAGCAGGGAAAACTGACGGTCATCGTCGACAGGACATATCCATTCGCGGAAATCGCCGAGGCTCTCGACTATGTCGAAGGCGGACGCGCCCAAGGGAAAAGTGGTTGTCACGATGCCATGAGTGACGGCCCGCCCGCGCCGGACATCGGCATTTTCGATGCGCAGAGATTGAGATATCATCTGATTCTGGCGCGGCCCACGCCTCCTCCCTCCACTGGGAAAGCATTGATCATGCGGGGCTATCCGATCACCGAACCGACTGTTCGAGCATCACGCATAAGGAGGGGTTGCGAAAACGGCTCGCACCAGGAGGTTTTTCGATGA
- a CDS encoding class I SAM-dependent DNA methyltransferase, with protein sequence MVDHFFADPYLAAVYDAWHPRSVRDDYDFYLPRILTADAVLDVGCGTGTLLHEARQAGHSGRLCGTDPAAGVLNRARTRTDIEWVLGDLQSAAWTAEFDLIVMTGHAFQALVSDEELRDFMVAVRRALVPGGCFAFETRNPSVRAWEHWTPENAVVVGLPDGSLVRITTEVVVPFDGQKVTFAHTFGGKHPSLPQVSRSTLRFLDKDTLVSLVERAGLRIEQQFGDFDGSPLGSASPEIITFATR encoded by the coding sequence ATGGTCGACCATTTTTTCGCCGACCCTTATCTCGCTGCCGTCTACGATGCGTGGCACCCGAGGTCTGTGCGCGACGACTATGATTTCTACCTGCCTCGCATTCTAACAGCAGACGCTGTGCTTGATGTCGGATGCGGAACGGGCACCCTCCTTCACGAGGCCCGCCAGGCCGGACATTCCGGGCGGCTCTGCGGTACCGACCCAGCAGCCGGCGTGTTGAATCGCGCACGAACGCGCACGGATATCGAATGGGTTCTCGGCGATCTCCAGTCGGCCGCCTGGACAGCCGAGTTTGATCTCATCGTGATGACTGGCCACGCATTCCAAGCCCTTGTCAGCGACGAAGAGCTGCGGGATTTCATGGTGGCCGTGCGACGCGCCCTTGTTCCGGGCGGATGCTTCGCTTTCGAAACGCGGAACCCTTCGGTGCGAGCCTGGGAGCACTGGACACCAGAGAATGCTGTCGTCGTTGGGCTGCCTGACGGGTCTTTGGTGCGGATCACAACAGAGGTTGTCGTGCCGTTCGACGGACAGAAGGTGACATTCGCGCATACATTCGGCGGAAAGCATCCGAGCCTTCCGCAGGTTAGCCGGAGCACCTTGCGATTCCTCGACAAGGACACCCTGGTGAGCCTGGTGGAGCGCGCGGGGCTGCGGATCGAACAGCAATTCGGCGACTTTGACGGCAGCCCGCTGGGATCTGCGAGCCCCGAGATCATCACGTTCGCGACGAGGTGA
- a CDS encoding GIN domain-containing protein, whose translation MTGKLAFAAMAGLTGAALFLALGIGLAGPDWVNAGGSWIGGQSTCGAVTSTRKEVTLSFSANDSFTIALPASVRYQPGDKAEAVISGDSTLIDHVRIEGSRLGLDCEPGWFPSRFDVSLSGPAISDWKLLGSGDLTLSGINQPELRLSIRGSGSVAATGTAGTVGLEISGSGSARLKNLIAQSAQVDIRGSGDAEITAQADADVSISGSGDVDVYGHPTMRRSQVRGSGSITQRP comes from the coding sequence ATGACTGGAAAACTGGCATTCGCCGCCATGGCGGGACTAACCGGCGCCGCCCTCTTTCTGGCTTTGGGCATTGGGCTTGCCGGGCCGGATTGGGTTAATGCCGGGGGTTCGTGGATAGGCGGGCAATCCACCTGCGGAGCGGTCACATCCACCAGAAAAGAGGTCACGCTGTCGTTCAGTGCCAACGACAGCTTCACGATAGCCTTGCCGGCTTCAGTCCGGTATCAGCCGGGAGACAAGGCTGAGGCTGTCATCAGCGGCGATTCAACCTTGATCGACCATGTGCGGATTGAAGGCAGCAGGCTCGGCCTGGATTGCGAGCCCGGCTGGTTTCCGTCCCGGTTCGATGTCAGCCTGTCGGGGCCGGCGATTTCAGACTGGAAATTGCTTGGCAGCGGGGACCTTACCCTGTCGGGGATCAACCAGCCCGAATTGCGGCTGAGCATCCGGGGAAGCGGCAGCGTGGCCGCCACCGGAACCGCTGGGACGGTCGGCCTGGAAATCTCGGGTTCGGGCTCGGCGCGGCTCAAGAACCTGATCGCCCAGTCCGCCCAGGTCGATATCCGTGGCAGCGGCGACGCGGAGATTACCGCACAGGCGGACGCCGATGTCTCGATATCCGGCAGCGGCGACGTCGACGTCTACGGGCACCCGACCATGCGGCGTTCGCAGGTCAGAGGCAGCGGCAGCATCACACAGCGACCGTAG
- a CDS encoding DNA helicase produces MKLSAPVYHLKRQARLLSREGKIPLHEALDRIAAQEGFASWSLLASKAGGITPAGRLFAQLTPGDLVLVGARPGHGKTLMSLELAVEAMKSGNRGVFFTLEYTQRDVLDCFRAIGADPARFNELFEFDNSDAISADYIVRALGSAPSGTLVVIDYLQLLDQKRENPDLMAQVRTLKAFADDRGLILVFISQIDRSYDPAKKPCPDIGDVRLPNPLDLSLFNKTCFLNEGEIRFQAAG; encoded by the coding sequence ATGAAGCTGTCCGCGCCCGTCTACCATCTGAAGCGTCAGGCGAGGTTGCTGTCGCGTGAGGGCAAGATACCGCTCCACGAGGCGCTCGACCGCATTGCGGCACAAGAAGGTTTCGCCAGCTGGAGCCTGCTTGCGAGTAAGGCAGGCGGAATCACTCCCGCCGGCAGATTGTTCGCGCAACTGACGCCCGGCGACCTGGTTCTGGTCGGTGCGCGGCCGGGCCATGGCAAGACGCTGATGAGCCTCGAACTCGCGGTGGAGGCGATGAAATCCGGCAATCGCGGCGTGTTCTTCACGCTGGAGTATACGCAAAGGGACGTCCTCGACTGCTTTCGCGCCATCGGAGCGGATCCGGCGCGGTTCAATGAGCTGTTTGAATTCGACAATTCCGACGCGATAAGCGCCGACTATATCGTGCGGGCATTGGGCTCGGCGCCATCAGGCACGCTGGTGGTCATAGACTATCTGCAACTGCTCGATCAGAAGCGGGAAAACCCGGACCTGATGGCGCAGGTCCGCACGCTGAAAGCCTTCGCTGATGACAGGGGCCTGATCCTGGTCTTCATCTCGCAGATCGACCGATCCTACGACCCGGCAAAGAAGCCGTGCCCGGATATCGGCGATGTCCGCTTGCCGAACCCGCTGGACCTGTCGCTGTTCAACAAGACATGTTTCCTGAACGAGGGCGAAATCCGGTTCCAGGCGGCGGGTTGA
- a CDS encoding DUF1700 domain-containing protein produces MTRDAFLRTLRAGLADLPQQEIEDIVGDYAAHFADASGRTEAEVAAALGDPTRIGRELRAEAGLRRFEAHWSVSNMLAATFALAGLVFVDIVFLLPLVITAVVLALGLGITLVAIGALGIKIILTTLLFDPGGTFTLTLGRLLIGAGLVSGFIGGGALLLLGSGAGIRVVGRYARLHSRITQPDRNSV; encoded by the coding sequence ATGACAAGGGATGCCTTCCTGCGCACGTTGAGAGCGGGACTTGCCGACCTGCCGCAGCAGGAGATCGAGGATATTGTTGGCGACTATGCCGCCCATTTCGCCGATGCCTCGGGCCGCACCGAAGCGGAAGTCGCGGCGGCCTTGGGCGACCCGACCAGGATCGGCCGCGAGTTGCGGGCCGAGGCTGGTCTGCGCCGTTTTGAAGCCCATTGGAGCGTGTCGAACATGTTGGCGGCGACGTTCGCCCTGGCCGGCCTTGTCTTCGTCGACATCGTCTTCCTGCTGCCGCTGGTCATCACCGCAGTCGTCCTGGCGCTCGGCCTTGGCATCACGCTCGTCGCCATCGGCGCGCTTGGCATCAAGATCATCCTCACCACATTGCTGTTCGATCCTGGCGGCACGTTCACGCTTACGCTGGGCCGCCTCCTCATAGGCGCCGGACTGGTGAGCGGCTTCATTGGCGGCGGCGCCTTGCTGTTGCTGGGCTCGGGCGCGGGCATACGCGTTGTCGGGCGCTATGCCCGGCTGCATTCCCGTATCACCCAGCCGGACCGCAATTCCGTTTGA
- a CDS encoding VOC family protein has translation MATIHPFLWFHTNAEEARDFYLSVFRNGRALEAVTFTDFVGGTNRTVPHAIFDFELEGLRLTALNAGQMPPFNERISLYIETKDQAETDYYWNALTADGGSEQPCGWLKDKYGVYWQVIPEIAIRLMADPDREKAHRARQAMYTMKKLIVADLEAAYAGH, from the coding sequence ATGGCTACCATCCACCCATTTCTCTGGTTCCACACCAATGCCGAGGAGGCACGCGACTTCTACCTGTCGGTGTTCAGGAACGGCCGGGCGCTGGAAGCCGTGACCTTCACGGACTTCGTTGGCGGGACGAACAGGACGGTCCCGCATGCCATTTTCGATTTCGAACTCGAAGGGCTTCGCCTCACGGCGCTCAACGCCGGCCAGATGCCTCCTTTCAACGAAAGGATCTCGCTCTACATCGAAACGAAGGACCAGGCCGAGACCGACTATTACTGGAACGCGCTCACGGCAGACGGCGGCTCCGAGCAGCCTTGCGGCTGGCTGAAGGACAAGTACGGCGTCTACTGGCAGGTCATTCCCGAGATCGCGATACGGCTTATGGCCGACCCCGACCGCGAGAAGGCGCACCGGGCACGGCAGGCCATGTACACGATGAAGAAGCTCATCGTCGCCGACCTGGAAGCTGCCTACGCCGGCCACTAG
- a CDS encoding alpha/beta hydrolase, with the protein MSNTAANSVVLVHGGFVDGSGWDGVYQILKKDGYDVTIVQNPTTSLPDDVAVTKRAIANAPGKVILVGHSYGGVVVSEAGTDPKVAGVVYIAAFAADAGESVSTLIANPPPGAAVPPILPPVDGFLMLDKAKFAASFAADVRPSLAAFMADSQVPWGVAALEGKVTKPAWRVKPSWYLVATDDKMIPPPAQRQMANRAGATTVEVPGSHAVYVSDPAAVASLIKQAAAGKN; encoded by the coding sequence ATGTCGAACACTGCAGCAAATTCCGTTGTCCTCGTCCACGGCGGCTTCGTCGATGGCTCCGGCTGGGACGGTGTCTACCAGATCCTCAAGAAGGACGGCTATGACGTCACCATCGTCCAGAACCCGACGACCTCGCTCCCCGATGATGTCGCCGTCACCAAGCGCGCCATAGCCAACGCTCCCGGCAAGGTCATCCTGGTCGGCCACTCCTATGGCGGCGTCGTGGTGTCCGAAGCCGGTACCGATCCGAAGGTGGCGGGTGTCGTCTATATCGCGGCCTTCGCGGCGGATGCCGGCGAGTCCGTCTCGACCCTGATCGCCAACCCGCCTCCCGGCGCGGCGGTGCCACCGATCCTGCCGCCCGTCGACGGCTTCCTGATGCTCGACAAGGCCAAGTTCGCCGCCTCGTTCGCCGCCGACGTCCGTCCCTCGCTCGCCGCCTTCATGGCGGACTCGCAGGTGCCGTGGGGCGTGGCCGCGCTCGAAGGCAAGGTTACCAAGCCGGCCTGGAGGGTGAAGCCGAGCTGGTATCTCGTCGCCACCGACGACAAGATGATCCCGCCGCCGGCGCAACGCCAGATGGCCAACCGGGCCGGAGCGACGACGGTCGAAGTACCAGGCAGCCACGCTGTCTACGTCTCCGATCCCGCGGCCGTCGCCAGCCTCATCAAGCAGGCCGCCGCCGGCAAGAACTAA
- a CDS encoding SDR family oxidoreductase gives MATLKGKKIVVVGGSSGIGLGVARAALESGAEVVIVGRSAEKLKAAERTLAGGDRVKGLVADMTKEADIAGMFDEIGAFDHLVSTAGTPPPNYPIGGADMDVVRGFIDNKLIGAVILAKHAVRTLKAGGSMTFTSGINKDRPPIPGGSVVSAIAGSFTYFARALALELAPTRVNIVSPGWVDTQMWDDIVGDAKSGFFADMAARLPVKRIATPADIAPAYLYLMQSEFMTGETVHIDGGQRLI, from the coding sequence ATGGCTACGCTCAAGGGAAAGAAGATTGTTGTCGTCGGCGGCAGTTCCGGCATCGGCCTCGGCGTGGCGAGGGCCGCGCTCGAAAGCGGCGCGGAGGTGGTGATTGTCGGCCGCTCGGCCGAGAAGCTGAAGGCAGCCGAACGAACGCTGGCTGGCGGCGATCGCGTGAAAGGCCTTGTCGCTGACATGACGAAAGAGGCGGACATCGCCGGGATGTTCGACGAGATCGGCGCGTTCGACCACCTCGTCTCGACGGCAGGAACGCCACCGCCGAACTACCCTATTGGGGGTGCTGACATGGATGTCGTGCGGGGTTTCATCGACAACAAGCTGATCGGCGCCGTCATACTGGCCAAACATGCAGTGCGCACCTTGAAGGCCGGCGGGTCCATGACCTTCACCTCTGGCATCAACAAGGACCGGCCGCCGATACCCGGAGGCTCGGTCGTCTCCGCGATCGCCGGCTCGTTCACCTATTTCGCCCGCGCGCTGGCGCTGGAACTCGCGCCGACGCGCGTCAACATCGTGTCCCCCGGCTGGGTCGACACGCAGATGTGGGACGACATTGTCGGCGACGCCAAATCCGGTTTCTTCGCGGACATGGCCGCCCGCTTGCCGGTGAAGAGGATAGCGACACCAGCCGACATTGCGCCAGCCTATCTCTATCTCATGCAAAGCGAATTCATGACCGGCGAAACAGTCCACATCGACGGCGGCCAGCGCCTGATCTAG
- a CDS encoding PadR family transcriptional regulator — protein sequence MTESILVQLRKGALDLCVLAVLSRGESYGYEIASTLVAAVSMGEGTIYPLMRRMQNDGLVATRIVESSSGPPRKYYRLTPLGQKAFEAHRRDWRSFAGAVDKLLEDLP from the coding sequence ATGACCGAGTCCATCCTTGTTCAGTTGCGAAAAGGCGCGCTTGATCTGTGCGTCCTGGCCGTGCTGTCGCGGGGCGAGAGTTATGGCTACGAAATCGCCAGCACGCTGGTTGCCGCGGTGAGCATGGGGGAGGGCACGATCTATCCCCTGATGCGCCGGATGCAGAATGACGGCCTTGTCGCCACCCGCATCGTCGAGTCCAGCAGCGGGCCGCCGCGCAAATATTACCGGCTCACGCCGCTCGGCCAGAAGGCCTTCGAAGCTCATCGCCGCGACTGGCGCTCCTTCGCGGGCGCCGTCGATAAACTTCTTGAGGATCTGCCATGA
- a CDS encoding transcriptional regulator GcvA, with translation MRRKLPPLNALPAFEAAARHLNFSRAADELNVTHGAISRAIKNLEDQLGVLLFERATRSVRLTAVGEPYALAVRAALDQLAVATASATVRHSGSTLNVSTSDGFAGKWLVPRLYRFHRAHGDIDVRVSTTGRLTNFLGDGIDIAIRYGAGNYPGLTSEFLTGEEVFPVCSPRLLEGPHPLRTPEDLKHHTLIRDGYRLDWAAWLHSAGVEGVDPHGGLTFDSATFAVESAVQGEGVVLGRTMLVAADLATGRLVRPFDHALKAVSSFYVVYPPDAIRQRKVMAFRDWLFSEVTPLRD, from the coding sequence ATGCGCCGCAAACTTCCGCCACTCAATGCATTGCCGGCCTTCGAGGCAGCGGCCCGGCATTTGAATTTCTCCCGGGCGGCCGACGAGCTCAACGTCACGCATGGCGCCATCAGCCGGGCGATCAAGAACCTTGAGGATCAGCTCGGCGTGCTCTTGTTCGAGCGCGCGACGCGTTCGGTGCGCCTCACTGCCGTCGGCGAACCCTATGCGCTGGCGGTTCGCGCCGCGCTCGACCAACTGGCGGTGGCCACCGCTTCGGCAACAGTGCGCCATTCGGGCTCGACATTGAACGTCAGCACCTCCGACGGTTTTGCGGGAAAATGGCTGGTGCCGCGCCTCTACCGCTTTCACCGCGCACATGGCGACATCGATGTGCGGGTTTCGACGACCGGCAGGCTGACCAACTTCCTCGGCGACGGCATCGACATCGCCATCCGCTACGGAGCCGGAAACTATCCGGGGCTGACGTCGGAATTCCTCACCGGCGAGGAGGTGTTTCCCGTCTGCAGCCCGAGGCTGCTCGAGGGGCCGCATCCGCTGCGCACACCAGAAGACCTCAAACATCACACGCTGATCCGTGACGGTTATCGGCTCGATTGGGCGGCTTGGCTCCACAGCGCCGGGGTCGAAGGTGTCGACCCCCATGGCGGGCTGACCTTCGATTCCGCGACCTTCGCGGTCGAGTCGGCGGTGCAGGGCGAAGGGGTGGTGCTTGGCCGCACCATGCTGGTTGCGGCTGATCTCGCCACAGGCAGGCTGGTTCGGCCCTTCGACCACGCGCTGAAAGCCGTCTCCAGCTTCTACGTGGTCTATCCGCCGGATGCCATCCGCCAGCGCAAGGTGATGGCCTTTCGGGATTGGCTGTTTTCGGAGGTTACGCCACTGCGGGACTGA
- a CDS encoding hydrogen peroxide-inducible genes activator, whose product MTNMTLKQLRYFEALARHKHFGRAADACAISQPAISVQIKELEEALGTELFERGARQIRLTNFGEEFALRVRDILRSVDELGDLARASRDRLVGRLRIGVIPTVAPYLLPSIIGNLSRMHDGIDIHVRETQTQKLIQELADGRLDAAIVALPVSEPSLTEIMLFAETFVLVRPGEDEGKPVPNREMLREMRLLLLEEGHCFRDQALSFCNMHSVRPRELLDGSSLSTLVQMVSAGIGITLIPEMAVAVETRSASVSIARFNSPQPSRTIGMIWRKTSPIAKQLLGISEVVRQSADAMRSQHGTTFPA is encoded by the coding sequence ATGACCAACATGACATTGAAACAGCTTCGTTATTTCGAGGCGCTGGCACGGCACAAGCATTTCGGGCGCGCCGCGGACGCGTGTGCGATCTCCCAGCCGGCCATCTCCGTGCAGATCAAGGAACTGGAGGAAGCACTGGGCACCGAGCTCTTTGAAAGAGGCGCGCGGCAGATCCGGCTGACCAATTTTGGCGAAGAGTTCGCGCTGCGCGTCCGCGACATCCTGCGGTCGGTGGATGAACTGGGCGATCTCGCGCGCGCCTCGCGCGACCGGCTGGTCGGGCGGCTGCGCATCGGCGTGATCCCGACAGTGGCGCCCTACCTCTTGCCTTCCATCATCGGCAATCTGTCGCGCATGCATGACGGCATCGATATCCACGTGCGCGAGACACAGACGCAGAAGCTGATCCAGGAACTGGCGGATGGCCGGCTTGACGCCGCCATCGTTGCCCTCCCCGTGTCCGAGCCTTCGCTGACGGAAATTATGCTGTTTGCCGAGACTTTCGTGCTGGTGCGGCCGGGCGAGGACGAAGGCAAGCCGGTGCCCAACCGCGAAATGCTGCGCGAAATGCGGCTGCTTCTGCTGGAGGAAGGCCATTGCTTCCGCGATCAGGCCCTGTCCTTCTGCAACATGCATTCGGTGCGGCCGCGCGAGCTACTGGATGGCAGCTCATTGTCCACGCTGGTGCAGATGGTCAGCGCCGGCATCGGCATCACCTTGATCCCGGAAATGGCTGTGGCGGTGGAGACACGCTCGGCATCGGTCTCCATCGCACGCTTCAACAGCCCCCAACCCTCGCGGACCATCGGCATGATCTGGCGCAAGACGAGCCCGATAGCCAAGCAGTTGCTCGGCATTTCCGAGGTCGTGCGCCAGTCGGCCGACGCGATGCGCAGCCAGCACGGTACGACGTTCCCGGCCTGA